A genomic window from Salvia miltiorrhiza cultivar Shanhuang (shh) chromosome 5, IMPLAD_Smil_shh, whole genome shotgun sequence includes:
- the LOC130986358 gene encoding uncharacterized protein LOC130986358, with product MEIPEINMLCDFEAGIKCLQNPSVNSRIFSFPTFWKWGALIFAIFATFSSIIKRIKLIFIRFHTVKPCFNQTEDVFEFSDDDDVSLASSDDEQEGEEDHPTATNRGQHRVDEDFCVRGSILSYKSQSQSGQLRQRRRRSTSGGVWSEFACGKNVVKLWDSLGFSLDIDEDLFNYDTNSVVSTWDCHQGEKTSEFSWGIPVAAPTVLLTAESNEKGDGVILGGYDTRMRSSVPALFAEWKSPAENVGGVSTAGVSKVYVRDDVSGVVTVGDVRNVRRPLECVRESDGDTWWDADAVIVENEFESSK from the coding sequence atgGAAATCCCAGAGATAAACATGTTGTGCGATTTCGAAGCAGGAATCAAATGCCTGCAAAATCCGTCTGTCAACTCCCGTATCTTTTCATTTCCAACCTTCTGGAAATGGGGCGCTTTGATTTTTGCGATTTTTGCTACTTTTAGTagcataattaaaagaattaagcTTATTTTCATTCGTTTCCATACTGTAAAACCTTGTTTCAATCAAACCGAAGACGTCTTCGAGTTCAGCGACGACGACGACGTATCGCTAGCGTCTTCGGATGATGAACAGGAAGGAGAAGAAGATCACCCCACGGCGACGAATCGAGGTCAACACCGCGTTGATGAAGATTTCTGCGTCCGGGGTTCAATTCTCAGCTATAAAAGCCAGTCGCAGAGCGGTCAATTGAGGCAGCGCAGGCGTCGGAGCACCAGCGGCGGTGTTTGGTCGGAATTCGCTTGTGGTAAAAATGTTGTTAAGCTTTGGGATAGCTTAGGATTTAGTCTTGATATTGATGAAGATCTATTCAATTATGATACGAATAGCGTAGTTTCTACGTGGGATTGCCATCAGGGAGAGAAAACTAGCGAGTTTTCCTGGGGCATTCCGGTGGCGGCGCCGACGGTGTTGTTGACGGCGGAGAGCAATGAGAAGGGAGACGGCGTGATTTTAGGAGGTTACGATACGAGGATGAGAAGCAGCGTCCCGGCGTTGTTCGCTGAGTGGAAGTCGCCGGCGGAGAATGTCGGCGGCGTTTCCACCGCCGGCGTCAGCAAGGTTTACGTCAGAGATGACGTGAGCGGGGTGGTAACGGTTGGTGATGTGAGGAATGTTAGGAGGCCGTTAGAATGTGTGAGAGAGTCTGACGGCGATACGTGGTGGGACGCTGACGCCGTTATTGTGGAGAATGAGTTTGAGTCGTCCAAGTAA
- the LOC130986380 gene encoding DNA-directed RNA polymerases II, IV and V subunit 11, which yields MNAPDRYERFVVPEGVSKVSYERDTKIINAATFTVEREDHTIGNILRMQLHRDENVLFAGYKLPHPLQYKILIRIQTTSQSSPMQAYNQAINDLDKELDHLKNAFEVELAKHAGSQHREF from the exons ATGAATGCCCCCGATCGTTACGAGCGATTCGTCGTCCCGGAGGGCGTCTCTAA GGTTTCGTACGAGAGGGACACGAAGATCATCAATGCGGCGACATTCACCGTCGAGCGTGAGGACCACACCATCGGCAACATTCTCCGCAT GCAATTGCACAGAGATGAGAATGTTTTGTTTGCTGGCTACAAGCTGCCCCACCCTCTTCAGTACAAAATACTCATAAGG ATCCAAACAACAAGCCAATCTTCGCCAATGCAGGCCTATAATCAGGCTATCAATGATTTGGACAAGGAACTTGATCATTTGAAGAACGCGTTTGAG GTCGAATTGGCAAAGCATGCTGGGAGTCAACACCGAGAGTTTTAA
- the LOC131025573 gene encoding uncharacterized protein LOC131025573: MIKEEKKLNLEEILMKFMTTTQAHMTRTDEKLEAQAKQLKMLEIQVGQIAESINNQHQQGQFPSNTIVNPKEHCKAIALRSGTTYEEPKMPDEEDRSGVVVEVGDGNPSKEQGDRGKKKEVHINIPLIEALKQMPSYAKFLKEVISNKRKMGENETVNLTEECSAVLQRKIPTKIKDPGSFTIPCDIGNDRFGKALCDLGASINLMPLSIFNKLEIGTIKPTTIALQMADRSVSYPKGIVEDVLVKVNNFIFPVDFVVLDMVEDKDVPLILGRPFLATGRALIDVAKGELTLRVNDESFTFSIHKALKYKEEEEKRVGECKMMQVIESCINMEEYHIYNNPMDTCLLNPLFSFVDNDEFNASNLFIEANEMNFVQKISQGEACFLDLRNGEPKDEGVEKKTPSLELKPLPEHLKYAFLGEDEAYPVIVSSYLSPHELDQLLNVLRKYRSAIGWSISDLKGISPSICMHRILMEDDFKPRRQGQRRLNPIMQEVVRKEVLKLLDAGIIFAISDSEWVSPTQVVAKKGGITVIKDEHNELIATRCEETNLVLN; encoded by the exons ATGatcaaagaagagaagaagctcaaccttgaagaaaTATTGATGAAGTTCATGACCACGACTCAAGCTCACATGACAAGAACGGATGAGAAGTTAGAGGCTCAAGCCaagcaattgaaaatgcttgagataCAAGTGGGACAAATTGCCGAGTCTATAAACAATCAACACCAACAAGGgcaattcccaagcaacacaATCGTGAATCCCAAGGAGCATTGCAAGGCCATTGCTCTAAGGAGTGGGACAACATATGAAGAGCCCAAGATGCCCGACgaagaagatagaagtggtgttGTGGTTGAAGTTGGAGATGGCAACCCTTCCAAGGAACAAGGAGATagaggaaagaagaaggag GTGCACATCAACATTCCACTTATTGAAGCTTTGAAACAAATGCCCTCCTATGCAAAGTTCCTAAAGGAGGTCATATCAAACAAGAGGAAGATGGGAGAGAATGAGACGGTCAATCTAACCGAAGAATGTAGTGCCGTTCTCCAAAGAAAAATCCCCACCAAGATCAAGGACCCCGGGAGCTTCACAATCCCTTGTGATATTGGGAATGATCGTTTTGGGAAAgctttgtgtgatttgggagcaagtaTAAATTTGATGCCGCTCTCAATCTTCAACAAGCTAGAGATTGGCACCATCAAGCCAACCACAATTGCCCTTCAAATGGCAGATCGTTCCGTTTCCTATCCAAAGGGGATAGTAGAAGATGTCCTAGTGAAAGTCAACAATTTCATTTTCCCGGTGGACTTTGTTGTTTTGGACATGGTGGAAGACAAAGATGTGCCTTTGATTCTGGGGCGCCCTTTCTTGGCAACGGGGAGAGCCCTCATTGATGTTGCTAAGGGCGAACTCACCCTTAGAGTGAATGACGAGAGCTTCACATTTTCAATCCACAAGGCTCTCAAGTacaaggaggaagaagaaaagagggTTGGTGAATGCAAGATGATGCAAGTGATAGAGTCTTGCATCAACATGGAggagtaccacatctacaacaatCCAATGGACACTTGCCTCCTAAACCCTCTATTCTCTTTtgttgataatgatgagttTAATGCTTCTAACTTATTTATTGAggctaatgaaatgaactttgtGCAGAAAATTTCACAAGGAGAGGCATGTTTCTTGGACTTGAGAAATGGAGAGCCGAAAGATGAAGGAGTGGAGAAGAAGACTCCCAGCTTGGAGTTAAAACCTCTCCCCGAACACTTGAAATACGCCTTCCTTGGTGAGGATGAGGCGTATCCGGTAATTGTATCATCCTACCTTTCTCCTCATGAGCTTGATCAATTGCTAAATGTTTTGAGGAAGTATAGGTCCGCTATAGGATGGTCAATTTCCGATTTAAAAGGGATTAGCCCATCCATTTGCATGCATAGGATTTTGATGGAAGATGATTTTAAACCTAGGAGGCAAGGCCAAAGACGGTTAAACCCTATTATGCAAGAAGTAGTAAGAAAAGAAGTTCTCAAATTGCTAGATGCGGgaattatttttgctatttcggATAGTGAGTGGGTTAGTCCCACTCAAGTTGTTGCTAAAAAAGGGGGGATAACCGTCATAAAAGATGAGCATAATGAGCTAATTGCAACTAG GTGTGAGGAAACTAACCTTGtattgaattga